A DNA window from Enterobacter cloacae subsp. cloacae ATCC 13047 contains the following coding sequences:
- a CDS encoding EAL domain-containing protein, producing the protein MTIPQKTPGFTDSEHSKGLINKTFTYIVTLLIGIFIAAIVSLLIIKNNVNKISDKHDEFLLRQALDARQENMRSHLKDNAEWGDAYKHLHQKTDLNWAWDKQNLGKSLYDNFGYEGVFVLSPEGTTRYSVLDGKLKHEELERWLDQSTIDHLLSETGSKNGLPVSMLTLIHSVPAIVSAAWITTGDDTSVQSLPGKPSTMLFIDTLTAKKLLAIGHDAGIENVRAVSSYALAETDSLTALTLRTQNGPVHIIWDTENPGQALIIYFLPLLILSVLLTLVLTAILMRHILHKAKIHDENIFLLEQARLNLITSEKRFRDVSETTSDWFWETDLSLTITWLSGRFTTVTGYDESQWLGRKLDALFPSTNGLLNTCVRRRELSGRFEFKNCPYTNAQRSTSYCTLLAKFSAQPDGTVVLRGAASDVSLEVEATKRVEFLSRHDELTGLPNRYHIKEFLTGQLAKEDIHNSPFAMICLDLDKFKPVNDIFGHSTGDALLGEVALRLKQCVRRGDFVARQGGDEFMLLLDNTRHLDHIEEVCHRIVQELNRPFTIDGNDVTIGVSMGIALAPQDSTSANDLLRYADIALYQAKQSGRNRWVYYRQDMSEKLTERRKLELALKTAIREDQLYLVYQPRYNLRHSRIDAVEALVRWQHPERGNMMPDQFIPLAEETGLIINLSNWVIRKACTETHEKLPGLSVSVNISAIEFQASDLAERIKAILDETGLEPTRLEIEVTENVTLSNPEKTLQTMMALKKMGVRILIDDFGTGYASLSYLRKFQFDGLKLDKSFIFSLGDSTQNQSVVEKIIDLGKAYSMEVTAEGVETVEQLSFLKKNKCDEVQGYLLGKPAAIADLNLKNNHVIY; encoded by the coding sequence ATGACCATACCTCAGAAGACCCCTGGCTTTACGGATAGCGAGCATTCTAAAGGACTGATAAATAAAACGTTTACCTATATTGTTACCTTGTTGATAGGTATTTTTATCGCAGCGATAGTGTCATTGCTGATCATTAAAAACAATGTTAATAAAATCAGCGATAAACATGACGAGTTTTTGTTAAGGCAAGCATTAGACGCCCGCCAGGAAAACATGCGCAGCCATTTGAAAGATAATGCTGAGTGGGGAGATGCTTACAAACATCTTCATCAAAAAACTGACCTGAACTGGGCATGGGATAAGCAGAATCTGGGCAAGTCTCTGTATGATAACTTTGGCTACGAAGGCGTGTTTGTGTTGTCCCCGGAGGGAACCACCCGTTACAGCGTGCTTGACGGGAAACTGAAGCACGAAGAGCTGGAACGCTGGTTAGATCAATCCACCATAGACCATTTACTCAGTGAGACGGGCAGTAAAAATGGACTGCCGGTCTCCATGCTCACGCTTATCCATTCCGTCCCCGCCATAGTTTCTGCGGCATGGATAACGACGGGAGATGATACCAGCGTGCAGTCGTTGCCCGGTAAGCCATCAACCATGTTGTTTATCGACACCTTAACGGCTAAGAAACTGCTTGCGATTGGGCACGATGCAGGGATCGAAAACGTCCGCGCGGTCTCTTCTTACGCCCTTGCTGAGACAGACAGTCTGACAGCATTAACGTTACGTACCCAGAATGGCCCAGTCCACATTATCTGGGACACAGAGAACCCCGGCCAGGCATTGATCATTTATTTTTTACCCTTGCTCATTCTGTCTGTCCTTCTGACCCTCGTGCTGACGGCGATCCTGATGCGTCATATTTTGCATAAGGCAAAAATTCATGACGAAAATATTTTTCTCCTTGAGCAGGCTCGGTTAAATCTGATTACCAGTGAAAAACGCTTCAGGGATGTCAGTGAAACCACCAGTGACTGGTTCTGGGAAACGGATTTATCGTTAACGATCACCTGGCTATCAGGGCGTTTTACGACTGTCACGGGCTATGACGAGAGTCAGTGGCTGGGACGCAAGCTGGATGCGCTTTTTCCTTCGACAAACGGTTTATTAAATACGTGCGTCAGGCGGCGTGAGTTATCGGGGCGCTTTGAATTTAAGAACTGCCCGTACACTAACGCTCAACGGTCAACCTCGTACTGCACACTTCTGGCAAAATTCTCTGCTCAGCCTGATGGCACGGTGGTTTTACGGGGGGCGGCATCGGATGTTTCTCTGGAAGTGGAAGCCACCAAACGTGTTGAGTTTCTGTCACGCCATGACGAATTAACGGGCCTTCCCAACCGGTATCATATTAAGGAGTTCCTCACAGGACAGTTGGCTAAAGAGGATATCCACAATTCCCCCTTTGCCATGATTTGCCTTGATTTGGACAAGTTTAAACCCGTGAATGATATTTTCGGCCACTCAACGGGCGATGCCCTGCTTGGCGAGGTTGCCTTACGGCTTAAACAATGTGTTCGTCGCGGTGATTTTGTCGCACGACAGGGCGGGGACGAATTTATGCTGCTTCTCGACAACACCCGGCACCTGGACCACATAGAAGAAGTGTGTCATCGCATCGTGCAAGAACTCAACCGCCCGTTCACCATTGATGGCAATGATGTGACCATCGGCGTCAGCATGGGCATTGCTCTGGCTCCCCAGGACAGTACCAGTGCAAACGACCTTTTACGCTATGCTGATATTGCGCTTTATCAGGCTAAACAATCCGGTCGAAACCGATGGGTCTATTATCGTCAGGATATGTCGGAAAAGCTGACCGAGCGCAGAAAGCTGGAATTAGCGCTGAAGACCGCAATTCGGGAAGACCAGCTCTATCTGGTTTATCAGCCGCGTTATAACCTCAGACATTCTCGCATCGACGCCGTAGAAGCCCTGGTTCGCTGGCAGCATCCTGAACGCGGAAACATGATGCCCGATCAGTTTATTCCACTCGCTGAAGAAACGGGGCTCATCATCAACCTCAGCAACTGGGTCATTCGTAAGGCCTGTACAGAGACGCATGAAAAACTGCCGGGGCTTTCGGTTTCAGTCAATATTTCAGCCATTGAATTCCAGGCAAGCGATCTCGCCGAAAGAATAAAAGCTATTCTTGATGAAACCGGGCTTGAGCCTACCCGGCTGGAAATAGAGGTGACTGAAAATGTCACGCTCTCTAATCCAGAGAAAACGTTGCAGACCATGATGGCCCTGAAAAAAATGGGGGTGCGTATTCTGATTGATGATTTCGGTACCGGCTATGCCTCTCTGAGCTATCTGCGGAAGTTCCAGTTTGATGGCTTAAAGCTCGATAAAAGCTTTATTTTTTCTTTAGGGGATTCGACACAGAACCAGTCGGTGGTCGAGAAGATTATCGATCTGGGTAAAGCCTATTCCATGGAGGTCACCGCAGAAGGTGTCGAAACCGTAGAACAATTGTCGTTCCTGAAGAAAAATAAGTGTGACGAAGTCCAGGGATATTTACTCGGCAAACCGGCGGCGATTGCAGATTTAAATCTAAAAAACAACCACGTAATTTATTAA
- the asd gene encoding aspartate-semialdehyde dehydrogenase, whose translation MKQVGIVGWRGMVGSVLLQRMLEENDFNDIAASFFSTSSVGAPGPVINGVRSVLKDAYSLDALAEMDIIITCQGGEYTKSMYQSLIDHGWEGYWIDAASALRMDERACIILDPVNRENIDDSIKKGGKLFVGGNCSITLSLMGLAGLIKADLIEWMSVMTYQSASGAGAKHVRELIAQSAFVTRNLTPDELENAGSVLPLVNKVSELINSSDLPVENFGAPLMGSIIPWIDSDLGDGNSREEWKGEAETNKILGLKKGTIPVNGLCIRVGVIRCHSAAITMKLKREVDEAEFAKRVSDAHPWVKYVPNNKEASVSQLTPAHISGTLKVGVGRYKQMALNNEPVYSVLTVGDQLLWGAAEPLRRMLNILLNRI comes from the coding sequence GTGAAGCAGGTTGGCATTGTTGGTTGGCGCGGTATGGTTGGGTCAGTATTGCTGCAACGCATGCTCGAAGAAAATGATTTTAATGATATTGCAGCCAGTTTTTTTAGTACGTCTTCTGTTGGGGCACCTGGGCCTGTCATTAATGGTGTCCGTTCGGTACTTAAAGATGCGTATTCCCTGGATGCGCTGGCGGAAATGGATATCATCATTACCTGCCAGGGCGGTGAATATACAAAATCGATGTATCAATCATTAATTGATCATGGTTGGGAAGGTTACTGGATCGATGCCGCATCAGCGCTGCGAATGGACGAAAGAGCCTGTATCATCCTGGATCCTGTGAACCGTGAAAATATCGATGATTCCATCAAAAAGGGCGGTAAACTTTTTGTAGGCGGAAACTGTTCAATCACCTTAAGCCTGATGGGGCTCGCCGGTTTGATCAAGGCCGATCTCATTGAATGGATGAGCGTGATGACCTATCAGTCAGCTTCGGGGGCGGGTGCAAAGCATGTCCGCGAGTTGATCGCCCAAAGTGCATTTGTCACCCGAAACTTAACCCCCGATGAGCTGGAAAACGCAGGCTCGGTGCTTCCTCTGGTCAATAAAGTCAGCGAACTGATTAACAGCAGTGACTTGCCTGTTGAGAATTTTGGCGCGCCGCTGATGGGGAGCATCATTCCCTGGATTGATAGCGACCTGGGAGATGGCAATAGCCGCGAAGAGTGGAAGGGTGAAGCAGAAACAAATAAAATCCTTGGCCTGAAAAAAGGCACCATCCCGGTTAATGGTCTGTGCATTCGTGTTGGTGTAATCAGGTGCCATAGTGCGGCCATTACAATGAAACTCAAACGCGAAGTGGATGAAGCTGAATTTGCTAAAAGGGTAAGCGACGCTCACCCCTGGGTAAAATACGTCCCTAATAATAAAGAGGCCAGCGTCAGCCAGCTTACTCCCGCACATATTAGCGGCACGCTTAAGGTTGGCGTAGGGCGTTATAAACAAATGGCGCTAAATAATGAACCTGTTTATTCGGTATTGACCGTTGGGGATCAACTATTATGGGGGGCAGCGGAACCATTACGCCGCATGCTTAATATTTTGCTTAACAGAATATAA
- the dcp gene encoding peptidyl-dipeptidase Dcp, whose amino-acid sequence MSTRNPFFDISLLPYQAPRFDEINDSHYRPAFDEAIRQKRADIDAIVAQTAAPDFDNTVLALEKSGAMLARVSSIFFAMTSAHTNARLQELEEQLSTELAALANDIWLNDTLFSRVESVWQDREALDAESRRLVEVTHQRFVLAGARLNDAEKAELKDLNTQVASLISQFNQRLLAADKAGGLVVDYVHQLEGLSAEEIATAAQAAADKGLKDRWLIPLLNTTQQPALSLLRNRQTRENLFNAGWLRTQKGDENDTRELILRLTALRARQAQLLGFDDFASWSIADQMAKTPEAALTFMRGIVPAARTRAVQEQADIQKVIDDEQGGFTVQAWDWAFYAERVRQAKYALDESQIKPYFALNNVLHDGVFWTASQLFGIRFVERFDIPVYHPDVRVWEIFDHTGEGMALFYGDFFARDSKQGGAWMGNFVEQSYEFASRPVIYNVCNYQKPSHGGAALLSWDDVITLFHEFGHTLHGLFASQRYATLSGTNTPRDFVEFPSQINEHWASHPQVFTHYARHYETGEPMPDALRESMLNATHFNKGYDMTETLSAALLDMNWHGIREAVSSVEEFEKAALEKEGLDLPAVPPRYRSSYFAHIFGGGYAAGYYAYLWTQMLADDGYQWFVEQGGLTRENGQKFREAILSRGNSTDLAELFRNWRGHDPKIEPMLENRGLSE is encoded by the coding sequence ATGTCAACCCGTAACCCTTTTTTTGACATTAGCCTGCTGCCTTATCAGGCCCCGCGTTTTGATGAAATCAACGACAGCCACTATCGCCCGGCATTTGATGAGGCCATACGCCAGAAGCGGGCAGATATTGACGCCATCGTCGCGCAAACGGCAGCACCCGATTTCGATAATACGGTACTGGCGCTGGAGAAAAGCGGTGCCATGCTCGCGCGCGTCAGCAGTATTTTCTTTGCCATGACGTCGGCGCACACCAATGCCCGCTTACAGGAGCTGGAAGAACAGCTCTCAACCGAGCTGGCCGCGTTGGCCAATGATATCTGGCTCAACGACACGTTATTTTCCCGCGTGGAGAGCGTCTGGCAGGATCGTGAGGCGCTGGATGCTGAGTCCCGCCGACTGGTCGAGGTGACGCACCAGCGCTTCGTGCTGGCCGGGGCGCGACTGAACGACGCTGAAAAAGCTGAACTGAAAGACCTGAACACGCAAGTCGCCTCACTGATCAGCCAGTTCAACCAGCGACTGCTGGCCGCAGATAAGGCGGGCGGGCTGGTGGTGGATTATGTTCACCAGCTTGAGGGGTTAAGCGCAGAGGAGATCGCCACGGCTGCTCAGGCCGCCGCCGATAAAGGGCTGAAGGATCGCTGGCTAATCCCCCTCCTGAACACCACCCAACAACCTGCGCTTTCACTGCTTCGCAATCGACAGACCCGTGAAAACCTGTTCAACGCAGGCTGGCTGCGTACGCAGAAAGGCGATGAAAATGATACCCGCGAGTTGATCCTTCGTCTCACGGCATTGCGTGCACGCCAGGCGCAGCTTTTGGGCTTTGACGACTTTGCGAGCTGGAGCATCGCCGACCAGATGGCAAAAACGCCGGAGGCCGCACTGACCTTTATGCGTGGAATTGTCCCTGCGGCGCGCACCCGTGCGGTGCAGGAACAGGCCGATATCCAGAAAGTCATTGATGATGAGCAGGGCGGCTTCACCGTGCAGGCCTGGGACTGGGCCTTTTATGCCGAGCGTGTGCGTCAGGCGAAATATGCCCTGGATGAGTCGCAAATTAAGCCGTATTTTGCGCTCAATAACGTACTGCATGATGGCGTATTCTGGACGGCCAGCCAGCTGTTTGGCATCCGCTTCGTCGAGCGCTTCGATATTCCGGTGTATCACCCGGACGTCCGGGTGTGGGAAATTTTCGACCACACCGGAGAAGGCATGGCGCTGTTCTACGGCGATTTCTTCGCCCGCGATTCCAAACAGGGCGGAGCGTGGATGGGGAATTTCGTCGAGCAATCATATGAATTTGCCTCCCGTCCGGTTATCTACAACGTGTGTAACTATCAAAAACCCAGCCACGGAGGCGCCGCGCTGCTCTCCTGGGATGATGTAATAACCCTGTTCCACGAATTTGGTCATACGCTGCACGGCCTGTTTGCCAGTCAGCGCTACGCCACGCTGTCCGGGACCAATACCCCGCGTGATTTTGTTGAGTTCCCGTCGCAAATCAATGAGCACTGGGCCAGCCACCCGCAGGTATTTACCCACTATGCCCGCCATTACGAGACCGGCGAACCGATGCCGGACGCGCTGCGCGAAAGCATGCTCAACGCAACGCATTTCAACAAAGGCTATGACATGACGGAAACGCTCAGCGCCGCGCTGCTGGACATGAACTGGCACGGCATTCGTGAGGCCGTTTCGAGCGTAGAGGAATTTGAAAAAGCAGCGTTGGAAAAAGAGGGGCTGGATCTGCCCGCCGTACCGCCACGTTATCGCAGCAGCTACTTCGCGCATATTTTCGGCGGCGGCTATGCGGCAGGTTATTACGCCTACCTGTGGACGCAGATGCTGGCGGACGATGGCTATCAGTGGTTTGTCGAGCAGGGCGGTTTAACCCGCGAGAATGGGCAAAAATTCCGTGAGGCGATTCTGTCGCGCGGGAACAGCACGGATTTAGCAGAACTGTTCCGAAACTGGCGCGGGCACGATCCGAAGATTGAGCCTATGCTGGAGAATCGCGGGCTGAGCGAGTAG
- the ydfG gene encoding bifunctional NADP-dependent 3-hydroxy acid dehydrogenase/3-hydroxypropionate dehydrogenase YdfG — protein sequence MIILVTGATAGFGECITRRFVANGHKVIATGRRQERLQELKEELGDNILTAQLDVRNRAAIEEMIANLPAQWRAIDVLVNNAGLALGMEPAHKASVEDWENMIDTNNKGLVYMTRAVLPGMVERNRGHIINIGSTAGSWPYAGGNVYGATKAFVRQFSLNLRTDLHGTAIRVTDIEPGLVGGTEFSNVRFKGDDAKADKTYENANALTPGDVTEAVWWVATLPNHVNINTVEMMPVSQSFAGLNVHRG from the coding sequence ATGATTATTTTAGTTACCGGGGCAACGGCAGGTTTTGGTGAATGCATCACGCGTCGCTTCGTCGCCAACGGCCACAAGGTGATTGCCACCGGCCGCCGTCAGGAGCGTCTGCAGGAGCTGAAAGAAGAGTTGGGTGACAATATCCTGACCGCGCAGCTTGATGTGCGCAACCGCGCCGCCATTGAAGAGATGATTGCCAACCTCCCCGCGCAGTGGCGTGCCATTGACGTGCTGGTCAACAACGCCGGTCTGGCGCTGGGTATGGAGCCTGCGCACAAAGCCAGCGTGGAAGACTGGGAAAACATGATCGACACCAACAACAAAGGGCTGGTGTATATGACCCGTGCCGTGCTGCCAGGCATGGTGGAGCGCAATCGCGGCCACATTATCAATATCGGCTCGACCGCCGGAAGCTGGCCGTATGCGGGCGGCAACGTCTATGGTGCGACAAAAGCGTTCGTGCGTCAGTTCAGCCTGAACCTGCGTACCGATCTGCACGGCACCGCCATTCGCGTCACGGATATCGAGCCGGGCCTGGTGGGCGGTACCGAGTTCTCCAACGTGCGTTTCAAAGGCGATGACGCGAAAGCAGATAAAACCTACGAAAATGCCAACGCGCTGACGCCGGGAGATGTCACTGAAGCGGTCTGGTGGGTCGCGACGTTGCCAAACCACGTCAATATTAACACCGTAGAGATGATGCCTGTCAGCCAGAGCTTTGCCGGACTTAACGTCCATCGAGGCTGA
- a CDS encoding GntR family transcriptional regulator — MAAESQLNPTQPVNQQIYRILRRDIVHCLIPPGTPLSEKEVSVRFDVSRQPVREAFIKLAENGLIQIRPQRGSYVNKISLSQVRNGCFVRQAIECAVARRAATLMNDNQCYWLEQNLHQQRIAIDRKQLNDFFQLDDEFHQKLAQIADCQLAWDTIENIKATIDRVRYMSLDHVSPPEMLLRQHYDIFSALEKRDPDGVEKAMTVHLQEISESVQLIRQENSEWFSED, encoded by the coding sequence ATGGCCGCTGAATCGCAACTCAATCCCACCCAGCCCGTTAACCAGCAAATCTATCGCATATTACGACGTGATATTGTGCATTGCCTGATCCCGCCTGGTACCCCGCTTTCAGAAAAAGAGGTATCCGTGCGTTTTGACGTTTCCCGTCAGCCCGTACGTGAGGCGTTTATCAAGCTTGCTGAAAACGGCCTGATTCAGATCCGCCCGCAGCGCGGCAGCTATGTGAATAAAATATCGCTTTCTCAGGTCCGTAACGGCTGTTTTGTCCGTCAGGCCATTGAGTGCGCGGTGGCCCGGCGTGCGGCCACGCTGATGAATGACAACCAGTGTTACTGGCTGGAGCAAAACCTGCATCAGCAGCGTATTGCCATCGACCGCAAACAGCTTAACGACTTCTTTCAGCTCGATGATGAGTTTCACCAGAAGCTGGCGCAAATTGCCGATTGTCAGCTGGCCTGGGATACCATTGAAAACATTAAAGCCACGATCGACCGTGTGCGGTATATGAGCCTCGACCACGTCTCGCCACCGGAAATGTTGCTTCGACAGCATTATGATATTTTCAGCGCGCTGGAAAAACGCGACCCTGACGGTGTGGAAAAAGCGATGACCGTCCATCTGCAGGAGATCAGCGAATCCGTGCAGCTTATTCGGCAGGAAAACAGCGAGTGGTTTAGCGAAGATTAA
- the ydfZ gene encoding putative selenium delivery protein YdfZ: MMTYDRNRNAITTGSRVMINGTGHTGVIKAIHSEGLDAAQVRRSKTVEVEGCEGKFEPIELIRLGMH; the protein is encoded by the coding sequence ATGATGACTTACGACCGTAACCGTAATGCAATTACCACCGGCAGCCGCGTAATGATTAACGGCACCGGGCATACCGGGGTAATTAAAGCGATCCACAGCGAGGGACTGGATGCCGCGCAGGTACGTCGCAGCAAAACGGTGGAAGTGGAAGGATGTGAAGGTAAGTTCGAACCGATTGAACTGATTCGCCTGGGTATGCACTAA
- a CDS encoding mannitol dehydrogenase family protein, protein MENRLLQAKATLPQYDRGSLQARIVHLGFGAFHRAHQAVYADILAAEHGSDWGYTEVNLIGGEQQIADLNAQDNLYTVAEMSADAWTSRVVGVVKNALHAQVDGLEAVLAAMCEPQVAIVSLTITEKGYCHSPATGKLMLDHPLIAADLQNPHQPKSAPGVVVEALARRKAAGLPAFSVMSCDNMPENGHVMRNVTCAYARAVDAELAAWIEANVTFPSTMVDRIVPAVTPETLDKIEQLTGVRDPAGVACEPFRQWVIEDNFVAGRPQWEKAGAELVADVIPFEEMKLRMLNGSHSFLAYLGYLAGYQHINDCMEDEHYRRSAHALMLKEQAPTLKVKGVDLGHYADLLIARYSNPALRHRTWQIAMDGSQKLPQRMLDSVRWHLVHQKPFPLLALGVAGWMRYVGGVDEQGNAIDVSDPQLAVIQAAVNGSAEGESRVKALLGIEAIFGKELPHDTCFVEAVMTAYQTLLQKGAKATVAQYAAQL, encoded by the coding sequence ATGGAAAACCGATTATTACAGGCGAAAGCGACGCTGCCTCAGTACGATCGCGGCAGCCTCCAGGCACGCATTGTTCATTTAGGGTTTGGCGCGTTCCACCGTGCACACCAGGCGGTGTACGCCGATATTCTGGCCGCTGAACACGGCAGCGATTGGGGTTACACAGAAGTGAACCTGATTGGTGGCGAACAGCAGATTGCCGATCTGAACGCGCAGGATAACCTCTATACCGTGGCCGAAATGTCGGCGGACGCGTGGACATCACGGGTCGTCGGTGTGGTCAAAAATGCGCTGCACGCGCAGGTTGACGGGCTGGAGGCCGTACTGGCGGCGATGTGTGAGCCGCAGGTAGCGATTGTGTCGCTCACCATTACCGAAAAAGGCTACTGCCACTCACCGGCCACGGGCAAACTGATGCTCGATCACCCATTGATTGCGGCCGACCTGCAAAACCCGCATCAGCCCAAATCTGCACCGGGTGTAGTGGTTGAAGCGCTGGCGCGACGCAAAGCGGCGGGGCTGCCTGCCTTTAGCGTTATGTCCTGTGACAACATGCCGGAGAACGGCCACGTTATGCGCAATGTCACCTGCGCCTATGCCCGCGCGGTCGACGCGGAGCTGGCCGCGTGGATTGAGGCCAACGTCACCTTCCCGTCAACCATGGTGGATCGTATTGTGCCTGCGGTGACGCCGGAAACGCTGGATAAAATCGAACAGCTTACTGGCGTACGCGATCCGGCGGGCGTGGCCTGCGAGCCGTTCCGTCAGTGGGTGATTGAAGATAACTTTGTCGCCGGACGTCCGCAGTGGGAAAAGGCGGGGGCGGAGCTGGTGGCCGACGTTATTCCGTTTGAAGAGATGAAGCTGCGGATGCTCAACGGCAGCCATTCTTTCCTGGCGTACCTTGGCTATCTGGCGGGTTATCAGCACATTAACGACTGTATGGAAGATGAACACTACCGTCGTTCCGCCCACGCGCTGATGCTGAAAGAGCAGGCGCCGACGCTGAAAGTAAAAGGGGTTGATTTAGGCCACTATGCCGATCTGCTGATAGCGCGCTACAGCAACCCGGCCCTGCGCCACCGGACCTGGCAAATCGCGATGGACGGCAGCCAGAAACTTCCGCAGCGTATGCTCGATTCCGTGCGCTGGCATCTGGTGCATCAGAAACCTTTCCCACTGCTGGCGCTGGGTGTGGCGGGCTGGATGCGCTATGTCGGCGGGGTGGATGAACAGGGGAACGCCATCGACGTGAGCGATCCTCAGCTGGCGGTGATTCAGGCAGCGGTCAACGGGAGCGCGGAAGGGGAAAGTCGGGTGAAAGCCCTGCTGGGCATTGAAGCCATCTTCGGTAAGGAACTGCCGCACGACACGTGCTTTGTGGAGGCGGTCATGACGGCGTATCAGACCCTTCTGCAAAAGGGCGCGAAAGCCACAGTTGCGCAGTACGCGGCACAGCTGTAA
- a CDS encoding MFS transporter, translating into MSRAAKKITIPVSIGYGLTDIMGGGAFTVIGAWLLFFYTTFVGLSPVEAASIVAIARIVDAIVSLFMGSFTDHFYKNYFGKKFGRRRFFLLIGAPLMLVYALLWLDGMTYGFYLAVYLAFEIIAAMVLIPWETLPSEMTKDFNQRTKLSTCRMFLSASGTFLATFIPGLLIGYFGENSAHAYLINGVIFAVLFMVCVFISWKVTWERELTPEMLAELETSTAPRTLTQKLAAFGRLFKEYGSTLKIRAFRKHLAIYLLSFTGKDVYNTVFVFFCVYCLNVSSSLAGTLLSMSIVGLPVTLIAGVGIIKFGPSKLYVFAYSLMMLCLGGFFAVYQIPALNTVATLVVLAGLYQVGRCVLEFTPWNVFPFIPDIDEMVSRQRREGLFAAVMTFSRKTTVAIATFIVGLLLQNGGFVKGSQTQPEEAIHTIAMLMFIGTAGLLILALWQALTFHLNKRTHKIFVDELDRLKANGSPQLVSAEARRVVEDLTGYSYDRLCREPAGRSGAEPARNPV; encoded by the coding sequence ATGTCTCGTGCGGCTAAAAAAATTACCATTCCGGTTAGTATCGGCTACGGACTAACGGATATTATGGGTGGCGGTGCATTTACCGTGATCGGCGCCTGGTTGTTATTTTTCTATACCACATTCGTTGGGCTATCGCCGGTTGAGGCAGCCTCCATTGTCGCCATCGCGCGTATTGTCGATGCCATTGTCAGTCTGTTTATGGGAAGTTTCACCGATCATTTTTACAAAAATTATTTTGGTAAAAAATTTGGTCGTCGACGCTTCTTTTTGCTGATCGGCGCGCCGTTAATGCTGGTCTATGCGTTACTGTGGCTTGATGGCATGACCTACGGTTTTTATCTCGCGGTCTATCTGGCGTTTGAAATTATCGCCGCGATGGTATTGATCCCCTGGGAAACGCTGCCATCGGAAATGACAAAAGACTTTAACCAGCGCACCAAGCTTTCTACCTGTCGCATGTTCCTTTCTGCGTCCGGTACCTTCCTGGCGACGTTCATTCCGGGGCTGCTGATTGGCTATTTTGGGGAAAACAGCGCCCATGCTTATCTGATTAACGGCGTTATTTTTGCCGTCCTGTTTATGGTGTGCGTCTTTATCTCGTGGAAGGTGACCTGGGAACGCGAGTTAACCCCGGAGATGCTGGCCGAGCTTGAAACAAGCACGGCGCCCCGAACGCTGACGCAAAAGCTGGCTGCCTTTGGTCGCCTCTTTAAAGAATATGGTTCAACGCTGAAAATCCGGGCCTTCAGAAAACACCTTGCCATCTACCTGCTGTCGTTTACCGGGAAAGATGTCTACAACACCGTATTTGTCTTCTTCTGTGTTTACTGCCTGAATGTCTCTTCGTCGCTTGCCGGCACACTGCTGTCGATGAGTATCGTCGGCCTGCCTGTCACGCTGATTGCGGGAGTGGGGATCATTAAATTCGGGCCGTCGAAGCTGTATGTGTTTGCCTACTCGCTGATGATGCTCTGCCTGGGCGGCTTTTTCGCTGTGTATCAAATTCCGGCACTTAATACCGTCGCGACGCTGGTTGTTCTGGCCGGGTTATATCAGGTCGGTCGCTGTGTGCTGGAGTTTACGCCATGGAACGTGTTCCCGTTCATCCCCGATATTGACGAGATGGTTAGCCGCCAGCGTCGCGAGGGGTTGTTCGCGGCGGTGATGACCTTCTCCCGCAAAACGACCGTGGCTATCGCCACCTTTATTGTGGGGCTGCTGTTACAGAATGGCGGCTTTGTGAAGGGCAGCCAGACACAGCCGGAGGAGGCCATTCATACCATCGCAATGTTGATGTTCATCGGTACTGCGGGCTTACTCATCCTGGCGTTGTGGCAGGCATTAACGTTCCATCTGAACAAGCGTACGCATAAGATCTTCGTGGATGAACTGGACCGCCTGAAAGCAAACGGTTCTCCCCAGCTGGTTTCCGCCGAAGCACGCCGTGTGGTGGAAGATTTGACGGGGTATTCCTACGACAGGCTGTGCCGTGAGCCCGCTGGCCGTTCAGGTGCAGAACCGGCGCGTAATCCTGTATGA